The Methanoculleus marisnigri JR1 genome window below encodes:
- a CDS encoding 50S ribosomal protein L13, with product MVTVIDADGLLLGRMASIVAQRALAGEEIAIVNVEKAIVSGSRAQVLANYTTKRERGSREGGPFFPRRPDHIVKRTIRGMLPYKRERGIAAFKRIKTYVGVPMEFAGMETETLEAAHIDRLGNTRYVTIGAISTNLGAKY from the coding sequence ATGGTTACAGTTATCGACGCAGACGGATTACTGCTCGGAAGGATGGCCAGCATCGTCGCGCAGCGTGCGCTTGCCGGCGAGGAGATCGCCATCGTGAACGTGGAAAAGGCGATCGTCTCCGGAAGCAGGGCGCAGGTGCTCGCGAACTACACCACAAAGCGCGAGCGCGGATCCCGCGAGGGCGGCCCGTTCTTCCCGCGCAGGCCCGACCATATCGTCAAGCGCACCATCCGCGGGATGCTCCCGTACAAACGCGAGCGCGGTATCGCGGCATTCAAGCGGATCAAGACCTACGTCGGCGTTCCGATGGAGTTCGCCGGGATGGAGACGGAGACGCTCGAAGCGGCCCACATCGATCGGCTGGGCAACACGAGATACGTGACGATCGGGGCAATAAGCACCAACCTCGGAGCAAAATACTAA
- a CDS encoding 30S ribosomal protein S9: MAKIINSSGKRKTAIARATLKPGSGRVRINSVPLEIYGTELLRLKIAEPLLLVPNALDGVDAAIDVSGGGTMGQAEAVRTALARGIVEWHNDPQIKDAFLAYDRTLLVNDSRQKESKKPHGPGARAKFQKSYR, encoded by the coding sequence ATGGCAAAGATCATCAATTCAAGCGGTAAGAGAAAGACGGCAATCGCCCGCGCGACCTTAAAGCCCGGCAGCGGTCGGGTCCGCATCAACTCCGTGCCCCTGGAGATCTACGGGACGGAGTTGCTCCGCCTGAAGATCGCCGAGCCGCTGCTGCTCGTTCCGAACGCGCTCGACGGCGTCGACGCAGCGATCGACGTCTCCGGCGGCGGGACGATGGGACAGGCAGAAGCGGTCCGGACGGCGCTCGCGCGCGGCATCGTGGAGTGGCACAACGACCCTCAGATCAAGGACGCATTCCTTGCATACGACCGGACACTGCTCGTAAACGACTCGCGGCAGAAAGAGAGCAAGAAACCGCACGGCCCCGGTGCACGGGCGAAGTTCCAGAAGTCCTACCGGTGA
- a CDS encoding DNA-directed RNA polymerase subunit N, translating to MIPVRCFTCGKVVSTAWKEFKERRDAGEDPKRILDDLGLERYCCRRMLLTHKETVEDLNPYQ from the coding sequence ATGATACCCGTACGATGTTTTACATGCGGTAAGGTCGTCTCTACAGCCTGGAAGGAGTTCAAGGAGCGACGGGATGCAGGCGAGGATCCAAAACGGATCCTCGACGATCTCGGTCTGGAGCGTTACTGTTGCAGGCGGATGCTGCTGACGCACAAGGAAACAGTGGAGGACCTGAATCCGTACCAATGA
- a CDS encoding DNA-directed RNA polymerase subunit K, translating to MESYTRYERARIIGARALQISMGAPVLVKTPKTEPLEIALEEYDQDMIPITVKRK from the coding sequence ATGGAATCATATACCCGGTATGAACGGGCGCGAATTATAGGGGCTCGTGCTCTCCAGATCTCGATGGGTGCGCCTGTTCTGGTCAAAACACCAAAAACAGAGCCGCTCGAGATCGCACTTGAAGAGTACGATCAAGACATGATCCCTATAACGGTGAAGAGAAAGTAG
- the eno gene encoding phosphopyruvate hydratase has translation MTTIEQIILRTILDSRGNETVEAEIYTDCGFGRAAAPSGASTGTYEAKVRPPREAVEDARKNLIPSLIGEDTRDQITFDALLRENDGTPDFSSIGANVAVALSLACAKAAAASLDLELFRYLGGTFAADTPLPLGNVIGGGAHAPNATSIQEFLVVPTGACGATEGVFVNAAVHKTVKKMLQEQGKLSGKGDEGAWAPAVSDIEAFEIIGEAIDTVSDETNVEIRMGIDVAASELWNGEQYRYKDAKRSREDQVAYMADLVDRYNLIYIEDPLFEEDFEAFADLTEQVGDRCLICGDDLFVTNVERIMKGTETGAANCVLIKPNQIGTLTDTFEAIRLAQENGMETVMSHRSGETTDATIAHLATAFGCIFLKTGVVGGERIAKLNELIRIEELI, from the coding sequence ATGACGACCATCGAACAGATTATCCTGAGAACGATCCTGGATAGCCGCGGAAACGAGACCGTCGAGGCTGAAATCTACACAGATTGCGGCTTCGGACGGGCTGCGGCACCCAGTGGTGCCAGCACCGGAACCTATGAAGCAAAGGTGCGGCCGCCGCGCGAGGCTGTCGAGGACGCGCGGAAAAACCTGATTCCATCGCTCATCGGTGAAGACACCCGTGATCAGATCACGTTCGACGCACTGCTCAGAGAAAATGACGGAACACCCGACTTCAGTTCGATCGGCGCAAACGTTGCCGTAGCGCTCTCGCTTGCATGTGCAAAGGCGGCGGCGGCGTCTCTCGACCTCGAACTCTTCCGCTACCTCGGGGGCACATTTGCCGCCGATACGCCCCTGCCGCTCGGCAACGTCATCGGCGGAGGCGCGCACGCCCCGAACGCCACCTCCATCCAGGAGTTCCTGGTGGTTCCCACCGGGGCTTGTGGCGCGACGGAAGGCGTCTTCGTGAACGCTGCCGTTCACAAGACCGTGAAAAAGATGCTGCAGGAGCAGGGCAAACTCTCCGGGAAAGGAGATGAAGGCGCCTGGGCACCTGCCGTCTCCGACATTGAGGCGTTCGAGATCATCGGCGAGGCAATCGACACCGTCTCCGACGAGACGAACGTCGAGATCAGGATGGGGATCGACGTAGCGGCAAGCGAACTCTGGAACGGCGAGCAGTACCGCTACAAGGACGCGAAACGGAGCCGGGAGGACCAGGTCGCGTACATGGCGGATCTCGTCGACCGCTACAACCTCATCTACATCGAGGACCCCCTCTTCGAGGAGGACTTCGAGGCGTTTGCCGACCTCACCGAACAGGTCGGAGACCGTTGCCTGATCTGCGGCGACGACCTCTTCGTGACCAACGTCGAGCGGATCATGAAGGGGACCGAGACAGGCGCGGCAAACTGCGTCCTGATCAAACCAAACCAGATAGGGACACTCACCGACACCTTCGAGGCGATACGCCTCGCCCAGGAGAACGGTATGGAGACCGTCATGAGCCACCGTTCCGGAGAGACGACCGACGCGACGATAGCACACCTTGCAACCGCGTTCGGGTGCATCTTCCTCAAGACCGGCGTGGTCGGCGGTGAACGGATAGCCAAACTGAATGAACTGATTCGCATAGAGGAGCTGATCTAA
- the rpsB gene encoding 30S ribosomal protein S2 encodes MTGNELEIELKEPLLPVEEYLAAGVHIGTQQKSKDMMKFIYRVRGDGLYILDIQATDERIKTAAKFLSQYEPSKILVVTSRQYGQYPAKKFADAIGGMAVVGRFIPGMLTNQRLHGLNKYIEPDVVVVTDPIGDSQTIAEAVQVGIPIVALCDTNNMTKYVDVVIPTNNKGRKALSVIYYLLTKELLRLRGVATSLTPEDFETEL; translated from the coding sequence TTGACAGGAAACGAACTTGAGATTGAACTGAAAGAACCGCTGTTGCCCGTTGAGGAATACCTCGCGGCAGGTGTGCACATCGGCACCCAGCAGAAGAGCAAGGACATGATGAAGTTTATCTACCGCGTGCGCGGAGACGGACTCTATATCCTGGACATCCAGGCCACCGACGAACGGATCAAGACTGCTGCGAAGTTCCTTTCGCAGTACGAGCCTTCGAAGATCCTGGTCGTCACGTCCCGGCAGTACGGCCAGTACCCGGCAAAGAAGTTCGCCGATGCGATCGGCGGCATGGCGGTCGTCGGCCGCTTCATCCCCGGGATGCTCACTAACCAGCGCTTACATGGCTTAAATAAGTACATCGAGCCCGACGTCGTCGTGGTGACCGACCCCATCGGCGACTCCCAGACGATCGCCGAGGCTGTCCAGGTGGGTATCCCGATCGTCGCTCTCTGTGACACCAACAACATGACGAAATACGTCGATGTGGTCATCCCGACGAACAACAAGGGCCGGAAAGCCCTCTCGGTGATCTACTATCTCCTGACAAAGGAACTGCTCCGCCTGCGCGGCGTGGCCACATCGCTCACGCCCGAAGACTTTGAGACAGAGTTATAA
- the amrB gene encoding AmmeMemoRadiSam system protein B, which yields MDMRPCSVAGMFYPAEPRHLEQLLETFFRKRGPGITSRGIVSPHAGYVYSGETGACAFSTIPPDFDGTFLVIGPSHRGYMTSASAVPWETPLGIVDVDTEFIDAMDIEIDEASHQSEHSIEVQMPFIKYRFPRARAAPVLMGEQSYEAAESLAEHLLQAVEHTKRDVRIVASSDFSHYVPDEVARKQDLYAIEALKTLDLPEFYRRLQETRATVCGYGPIATMCIACRSLGATRGELLRYTTSGDVTEDYNQVVGYAAIAVV from the coding sequence ATGGATATGCGCCCATGCAGTGTAGCGGGAATGTTCTATCCTGCCGAGCCCAGGCATCTGGAGCAACTGCTGGAGACATTCTTCCGGAAGAGGGGACCGGGGATAACATCCCGGGGCATCGTCTCTCCCCATGCAGGATACGTATACTCGGGGGAGACCGGAGCCTGTGCATTCTCTACCATACCACCTGATTTTGACGGCACATTTCTGGTCATCGGCCCGAGTCACCGTGGGTACATGACCTCTGCCTCCGCCGTACCGTGGGAGACGCCGCTCGGGATCGTCGATGTCGATACGGAATTCATCGACGCGATGGATATCGAGATAGACGAGGCATCGCACCAAAGCGAGCACTCGATCGAGGTGCAGATGCCGTTCATAAAATACCGGTTCCCGAGAGCAAGGGCCGCACCCGTTCTCATGGGAGAACAGAGTTACGAAGCGGCAGAAAGCCTCGCGGAGCACCTGCTCCAGGCAGTCGAGCACACGAAACGGGACGTTCGGATCGTCGCCTCGAGCGACTTCTCCCATTACGTCCCGGACGAGGTGGCCCGCAAACAGGACCTCTACGCGATCGAGGCGCTCAAAACCCTGGACCTACCCGAGTTTTACCGGCGGCTCCAGGAGACACGTGCCACGGTCTGCGGCTACGGCCCGATCGCGACCATGTGCATCGCATGCCGGTCGCTCGGTGCGACGAGAGGGGAACTCTTGCGGTATACGACCAGCGGCGATGTGACGGAGGATTACAATCAGGTAGTGGGGTATGCGGCGATAGCGGTGGTGTGA
- the mvk gene encoding mevalonate kinase, which produces MATWSAPGKVFLFGEHAVVYGKPGVAMAIKPRVFVTVRKSRNPTRPKSPYIDECFRMMGVRGSVYVHSQLQSSSGLGSSAAVTVATLSAINDEFNLGHAREYIAETAFAIEKKVQKGRASPTDTYVCANGGMVLITGNSKRRLPPENLQVVVGNTLVSHSTAKMVEQVGNLRRKHPEVANPILDAIGALTLAALHNIGNPKELGQYMDMNHALLEALGVGHPASSKLVLAARASGAYGAKITGAGGGGCIIALCPRRAKSRVAGAIEACEGRAIITTIDTDGARKEKHD; this is translated from the coding sequence TTGGCAACGTGGAGCGCGCCGGGCAAAGTATTCCTGTTCGGCGAGCATGCAGTGGTCTACGGAAAACCGGGGGTCGCGATGGCGATCAAACCCCGTGTCTTCGTCACGGTGAGGAAATCCCGCAACCCGACCCGCCCGAAGTCGCCTTACATCGACGAGTGTTTCAGGATGATGGGTGTCCGGGGCAGTGTCTACGTCCACTCCCAACTCCAGAGTTCGTCGGGGCTCGGGTCGTCGGCCGCGGTGACGGTGGCGACGCTCTCTGCGATCAACGATGAGTTCAACCTCGGGCACGCCCGCGAGTACATCGCCGAGACCGCGTTCGCCATCGAAAAGAAGGTCCAGAAAGGGCGGGCAAGCCCCACCGATACCTACGTCTGTGCAAACGGTGGAATGGTGCTCATCACAGGGAACTCCAAGCGGAGACTGCCCCCCGAGAACCTGCAGGTCGTCGTGGGGAACACCCTGGTGTCGCACAGCACCGCAAAGATGGTGGAGCAGGTCGGGAACCTGCGGCGGAAGCATCCCGAAGTTGCGAACCCGATCCTGGATGCCATCGGGGCGCTGACACTTGCAGCTCTCCATAACATCGGCAATCCGAAGGAACTCGGGCAGTATATGGACATGAACCACGCCCTCCTGGAAGCGCTCGGCGTGGGGCACCCGGCGAGCAGTAAACTCGTGCTTGCGGCACGGGCAAGCGGCGCGTACGGCGCGAAGATAACAGGGGCCGGAGGCGGCGGATGCATCATCGCCCTCTGCCCGCGTCGTGCGAAAAGCCGGGTTGCCGGGGCCATCGAGGCCTGCGAAGGAAGAGCAATCATCACGACGATAGATACGGACGGCGCGAGAAAAGAGAAGCATGACTGA
- a CDS encoding isopentenyl phosphate kinase: MTERVVLKLGGSVITDKSGECAIDHARLRDIAEVLAANRDTALVLVHGAGSCGHPEARRYRINDGLTNDNVPGVYETHTAVSSLNTAVVDALRDAGVEAIGIHPLHLGLAEDGRLASFETRHIAEMTEHGIVPVLHGDVVMDRLRGSCIVSGDQLVTRLAAALGSRRVGLATDVAGVLQNGAVVPRIDRSTIESLDVGGSGNTDVTGGMRGKLAELLALADAGIDSHIFHVSKIGRFLDGTGHGGTTITARSKP; the protein is encoded by the coding sequence ATGACTGAGAGAGTGGTACTGAAACTGGGGGGGAGCGTAATCACCGACAAGTCGGGAGAGTGCGCCATCGATCACGCCCGCCTGCGCGATATTGCGGAGGTACTCGCCGCAAATAGGGATACCGCCCTCGTGCTCGTCCACGGTGCGGGGTCGTGCGGGCATCCCGAGGCCCGGCGCTACCGCATCAACGACGGGCTCACTAACGATAACGTCCCCGGTGTCTACGAGACGCATACTGCCGTCTCGAGCCTGAACACGGCGGTCGTCGACGCCCTGCGGGACGCGGGGGTCGAAGCGATCGGCATCCACCCCCTCCACCTCGGCCTCGCCGAAGACGGACGTCTGGCCTCGTTCGAGACCCGCCACATCGCCGAAATGACGGAACACGGCATTGTACCCGTGCTGCACGGCGACGTGGTGATGGACCGTCTTCGTGGCTCCTGCATCGTCTCGGGCGACCAGCTCGTGACCCGTCTTGCCGCCGCTCTCGGGAGCCGGCGCGTGGGCCTTGCAACGGATGTGGCCGGGGTCCTGCAGAACGGCGCGGTCGTCCCGCGTATCGACCGGAGCACGATAGAATCGCTCGATGTCGGCGGATCGGGAAACACCGACGTGACCGGGGGCATGCGTGGCAAGCTTGCGGAGCTCCTGGCACTGGCCGATGCAGGCATCGACTCGCACATCTTCCATGTCTCGAAGATCGGCCGGTTCCTGGACGGCACCGGGCATGGCGGAACAACGATAACCGCAAGGAGTAAACCATGA
- the fni gene encoding type 2 isopentenyl-diphosphate Delta-isomerase has protein sequence MTEETATSSRKRDHLQICCEQPVEAGNAGFGDVRLVHNALPECDMDAIETKTRFLDRALGSPLFIAAMTGGHPDTLEVNRRLARAAERYNLGMGVGSQRAALEKPELEGSFTVVREEAPHAFLCANLGIIQLRDHGIEWAERAVEMIDAQAIAIHVNSLQEAIQPEGDHNAEGCIEALRDLCKEFSYPVIVKETGSGISAGTARVIRGAGASAIDIGGYGGTSWAKIERLRASGSELADLGEAFLSWGIPTVVSLREVRTAGGPIIATGGLRSGIDIAKAVALGADLGGMALPLLKPAMESDDALSLAVEAMHRELRVAMFLTGSRSIADLRHARTYITGLTRQMIENSD, from the coding sequence ATGACAGAAGAGACCGCCACGTCCTCGAGAAAACGGGATCACCTGCAGATATGCTGCGAGCAGCCCGTCGAGGCCGGCAACGCCGGATTCGGGGACGTGCGCCTGGTTCATAACGCTCTTCCCGAGTGCGATATGGACGCGATCGAGACGAAGACGCGGTTCCTCGACAGAGCGCTTGGCTCTCCCCTCTTCATTGCAGCGATGACCGGAGGACATCCGGATACCCTCGAGGTGAACCGGCGGCTGGCACGTGCCGCCGAACGGTATAACCTCGGCATGGGTGTCGGTTCTCAGCGAGCGGCACTGGAAAAGCCCGAACTGGAGGGAAGTTTCACCGTCGTGCGGGAGGAAGCGCCACATGCGTTCCTCTGCGCGAACCTTGGAATCATCCAGCTCCGCGACCACGGCATCGAGTGGGCGGAGCGGGCTGTCGAGATGATCGATGCACAGGCGATCGCCATCCACGTCAATTCGCTTCAGGAAGCGATTCAGCCGGAAGGCGATCACAACGCAGAGGGGTGCATCGAAGCGCTGCGTGACCTCTGCAAAGAGTTCTCCTACCCCGTCATCGTGAAGGAGACAGGTTCCGGCATATCAGCCGGGACCGCAAGGGTTATCCGGGGCGCGGGAGCAAGCGCCATCGATATCGGCGGCTACGGAGGCACGTCGTGGGCGAAGATAGAACGCCTGCGGGCGAGCGGCTCCGAACTCGCCGATCTCGGGGAGGCATTCCTCTCGTGGGGCATACCGACGGTGGTGAGCCTCCGTGAGGTGCGGACGGCAGGAGGCCCGATCATCGCGACGGGCGGACTGCGGTCGGGGATCGATATCGCGAAAGCCGTTGCTCTCGGGGCGGACCTCGGGGGCATGGCGCTCCCCCTCTTAAAACCGGCCATGGAGAGCGATGATGCTCTCTCTCTGGCCGTCGAGGCGATGCACCGCGAACTTCGCGTGGCGATGTTCCTGACGGGATCCCGATCCATTGCGGATCTCCGGCACGCCAGAACGTATATAACCGGCCTGACCCGGCAAATGATTGAAAACAGCGACTAA
- a CDS encoding RNase J family beta-CASP ribonuclease, with amino-acid sequence MDIEIIAVGGYNEVGRNMTAVRCGKEIVIFDMGLRLDQVMIHEDADIENMHSLDLIEMKAIPDDTIMNAVEGSVKAIVCSHGHLDHIGAIPKLAHRYNAPIISTPYTTELIRQQIAGEQKFGVNNKLFALKAGQRYTISPHLTLEFVQSQHSIIDTVFPVLHTPRGAVVYANDFKLDRTPVLGAPPDFARLRQIGKEGVIALITESVNIADNGRCPSERIARDLVRDTITSYEDDKNALFVSTFSSHISRVKAIAECAHEIGRKPVLLGRSMERYSSAAEQLKLVGFPESLSMFGNRRTVDRTLRRIMKTGKDKFLPIVTGHQGESGAILTRIVMGDTPYKLEKGDKILFSAKVIPNPMNFGQRYLVEARAKMAGVRIFDELHVSGHAYREDHYEFLHLLNPQHVIPSHGDIGMTGGYAKFAEEMGYTLGNDLHILRNGNNVLIK; translated from the coding sequence ATGGATATTGAAATCATAGCAGTGGGCGGATATAACGAAGTCGGCAGAAATATGACTGCCGTCCGCTGCGGAAAAGAGATTGTCATCTTTGACATGGGCCTGCGGCTCGACCAGGTGATGATCCACGAGGATGCTGATATCGAGAATATGCATTCCCTGGACCTGATCGAGATGAAGGCCATTCCTGATGACACCATCATGAATGCAGTCGAAGGGAGCGTCAAGGCTATCGTCTGTTCGCACGGGCATCTTGACCATATCGGCGCGATACCGAAACTGGCGCACCGCTACAACGCCCCGATCATCAGCACTCCCTACACCACGGAACTGATCAGACAGCAGATTGCAGGCGAACAGAAGTTCGGAGTGAACAATAAGCTCTTCGCCCTGAAAGCCGGACAGCGCTACACCATCTCCCCGCACCTCACGCTCGAGTTCGTGCAGAGCCAGCACTCGATCATCGACACCGTCTTTCCGGTCCTGCATACGCCGCGGGGCGCGGTCGTCTACGCGAACGACTTCAAACTCGACCGGACGCCGGTGCTCGGGGCGCCCCCGGACTTCGCCCGGCTACGGCAGATCGGGAAGGAGGGTGTCATTGCTCTCATCACGGAGAGTGTCAACATCGCCGATAACGGACGGTGCCCGAGCGAGCGGATCGCGCGGGACCTTGTCCGGGACACCATCACCAGTTACGAGGACGACAAGAACGCTCTCTTTGTCTCGACGTTCTCCTCGCACATATCCCGTGTCAAGGCCATCGCCGAATGCGCCCACGAGATCGGCAGAAAACCGGTTCTCCTCGGGCGCTCGATGGAGCGCTACAGCTCGGCGGCCGAACAACTCAAACTGGTCGGATTCCCCGAGTCGCTCTCGATGTTCGGCAACCGGCGGACCGTTGATAGGACGCTCCGGCGGATCATGAAGACCGGGAAGGACAAGTTCCTCCCGATCGTCACCGGCCACCAGGGGGAGTCGGGCGCCATCCTGACGAGGATCGTGATGGGGGATACCCCCTACAAACTCGAGAAGGGCGACAAGATCCTCTTCTCGGCGAAGGTGATCCCGAACCCGATGAACTTCGGGCAGCGCTACCTGGTCGAGGCCCGGGCGAAGATGGCGGGCGTGCGGATCTTCGACGAGCTGCACGTCTCGGGCCACGCTTACCGGGAGGATCACTACGAGTTCCTGCACCTCTTGAACCCGCAGCATGTCATCCCGTCCCACGGCGATATCGGCATGACCGGCGGCTACGCGAAGTTCGCGGAGGAGATGGGATATACCCTCGGCAACGACCTCCATATCCTCCGGAACGGAAATAACGTCCTGATAAAGTAG
- a CDS encoding polyprenyl synthetase family protein gives MTTLEDYLEMNAERIDKVLHRYFGDVHGDLFRASAHLLLAGGKRLRPAVVILAADAVRKGSSDDLIPAALSLELTHNFTLIHDDIMDGDAARRGVPTVHTIWDEPTAILAGDVLYAKAFEFICFSEAADAAKIRAVKMLARTCTDICEGQSMDMAFEKRHDVSEVEYLEMVSKKTGVLYGASAAIGGILAGASPVQADALYQYGVNSGIAFQIQDDLIDLLASSEASGKDRASDIREGKQTLIAIRAREKGIDLAPYRRELSGAEIDDLIARLREAGVIDQVRAVAVERAGIAKQALSILPDSEERRLLEEIADFFIARGN, from the coding sequence ATGACGACGCTTGAAGACTACCTGGAGATGAACGCTGAGCGGATCGACAAGGTGCTCCACCGTTACTTCGGAGACGTCCACGGCGACCTCTTCCGGGCGAGCGCCCACCTGCTGCTTGCAGGCGGCAAACGCCTCCGCCCGGCGGTCGTCATACTCGCCGCGGATGCGGTGAGGAAGGGCAGCTCCGACGACCTGATCCCGGCGGCTCTTTCGCTCGAACTGACCCACAACTTCACCCTCATCCACGACGACATCATGGACGGCGACGCCGCCCGGCGCGGCGTGCCGACGGTGCACACGATCTGGGACGAGCCGACGGCGATTCTTGCCGGGGACGTCCTGTATGCGAAAGCGTTCGAGTTCATCTGCTTCTCGGAAGCCGCGGATGCCGCCAAGATCCGGGCGGTGAAGATGCTTGCCCGGACATGCACTGATATCTGCGAGGGGCAGAGCATGGACATGGCGTTCGAGAAGCGCCACGACGTCTCGGAGGTGGAGTACCTGGAGATGGTCAGCAAGAAGACCGGCGTGCTCTACGGGGCATCCGCCGCCATCGGTGGAATCCTTGCCGGGGCGAGTCCCGTCCAGGCCGACGCCCTCTATCAGTACGGGGTGAACAGCGGCATCGCCTTCCAGATACAGGACGACCTCATCGATCTCCTTGCGAGCAGTGAAGCGAGCGGCAAGGACCGGGCGTCGGATATCCGGGAAGGGAAGCAGACCCTGATTGCTATCCGGGCGCGGGAGAAGGGGATCGATCTCGCCCCGTACCGGAGAGAACTCTCCGGCGCCGAGATCGACGACCTGATCGCCCGGCTCCGGGAGGCCGGGGTCATCGACCAGGTCAGGGCGGTCGCCGTCGAGCGGGCCGGCATCGCGAAACAGGCGCTCTCGATCCTCCCGGACTCGGAGGAGAGGCGGCTTCTTGAGGAGATCGCCGATTTCTTCATTGCTCGAGGCAACTGA
- a CDS encoding glutamate--tRNA ligase, with the protein MDGDIEHLLFIYALQNAVKHDSAPKSGTVIGTVLGKHPEFRSRARELGPLAGKAVAQVGKMSAADRKSRLEALAPELLAELTETHEHVRKLPDLEGAENGVVMRFAPNPSGPLHLGHARASILNDYYVRRYGGRYVLRVEDTDPKRVDPDAYAMVLEDVEWLGLGITDIVYQSDRLDIYYDWCRKLIELGGAYVCVCDSERFRELKLKGKACPCRELTVEENLELWQQMLDGEFYEGDVTVRVKTDLAHPDPAMRDYSAMRIVNAPLHPRVDATVFPLMNFSVAVDDHLLGITHVIRGKDHIANTRRQRYIFDYFGWKPPVYRHYGRMGISGVVLSTSGMREGINSGLYTGWDDIHLGTMRAIARRGIEPEAVRNAMVDIGIGETDISFSWENLYSRNKELVDPKANRYFFVPDPVEVTVEGAPRREAHAALHPNDPSRGVRTLVAEEAILLPRADIEGKSMVRLKDLYNVKIAWDGDTPRVSYAGDSLEEARHEKAPIIQWLPADAKLPCTLLRQDGSLEGFCEPLVAGETDRVVQFERIGFARIDSADGGRVSAYFAHR; encoded by the coding sequence ATGGACGGCGATATCGAGCACCTGCTCTTTATCTACGCTCTGCAGAACGCAGTGAAACACGATAGCGCCCCGAAGAGCGGGACGGTCATCGGCACGGTGCTCGGCAAGCACCCCGAGTTCCGGAGCCGTGCGCGGGAACTCGGCCCTCTTGCAGGGAAGGCGGTCGCACAGGTGGGGAAGATGAGCGCGGCGGATAGGAAGAGCCGGCTCGAAGCACTCGCGCCCGAACTTCTCGCGGAGCTCACCGAGACGCACGAACACGTCCGGAAACTCCCCGATCTCGAGGGTGCCGAGAACGGCGTGGTGATGCGGTTCGCGCCGAATCCGAGCGGGCCGCTGCACCTCGGGCATGCCCGCGCCTCCATCTTAAACGACTACTATGTCAGGAGATACGGCGGCCGGTACGTCCTCCGCGTCGAGGATACCGATCCGAAAAGGGTCGATCCCGATGCATACGCGATGGTGCTCGAGGACGTCGAGTGGCTGGGGCTCGGGATCACCGATATCGTCTACCAGAGCGACCGCCTCGATATCTACTATGACTGGTGCAGGAAACTCATCGAACTCGGCGGCGCTTACGTCTGCGTCTGTGACTCCGAACGCTTCCGCGAACTCAAACTCAAGGGGAAGGCATGCCCCTGCCGGGAGTTGACGGTGGAGGAGAACCTGGAACTCTGGCAGCAGATGCTTGACGGTGAGTTCTACGAGGGCGACGTGACCGTCCGGGTGAAGACGGATCTTGCCCACCCCGACCCGGCGATGCGGGACTACTCCGCGATGCGGATCGTGAACGCACCTCTCCACCCGCGGGTGGACGCCACGGTCTTTCCGCTGATGAACTTCTCGGTCGCGGTGGACGACCACCTGCTCGGGATCACCCACGTCATCCGCGGCAAAGACCATATCGCGAACACGCGCAGGCAGCGCTACATATTCGACTACTTCGGCTGGAAGCCGCCGGTCTACCGCCACTACGGTCGGATGGGGATATCGGGTGTCGTCCTCTCTACGTCGGGGATGCGCGAGGGGATCAACAGCGGTCTCTACACCGGCTGGGACGATATCCATCTCGGGACTATGCGGGCGATCGCGCGTCGCGGCATCGAGCCCGAGGCTGTCCGGAACGCCATGGTCGATATCGGGATCGGGGAGACCGACATATCGTTCTCGTGGGAGAACCTCTACTCCCGGAACAAGGAACTCGTCGACCCGAAGGCGAACCGCTACTTCTTCGTCCCCGACCCGGTCGAGGTGACCGTCGAGGGCGCCCCGCGCCGCGAGGCCCACGCGGCCCTCCATCCGAACGATCCCTCCCGGGGGGTCCGCACCCTCGTCGCGGAGGAAGCGATCCTCCTCCCGCGGGCGGATATCGAAGGGAAGAGCATGGTCCGGTTAAAAGACCTCTACAACGTGAAGATCGCGTGGGACGGCGATACGCCGCGGGTATCCTACGCGGGCGACTCGCTCGAAGAGGCCCGGCACGAGAAGGCGCCGATCATCCAGTGGCTGCCGGCAGACGCGAAACTCCCCTGCACTCTCCTCCGGCAGGACGGGAGCCTCGAAGGGTTCTGCGAGCCGCTGGTCGCGGGAGAGACCGACCGCGTCGTCCAGTTCGAGCGGATCGGGTTTGCCCGGATCGATTCGGCGGACGGCGGCCGGGTAAGCGCGTATTTTGCGCACCGGTGA